From a single Cytophagales bacterium WSM2-2 genomic region:
- a CDS encoding peroxidase, which translates to METLDKKDIQGLLLRAYKDLGSSGFLLCKISDNNSFKEFLSKVHSQITNSEKNPTSGAMNIAFTNNGFTQLGLKMKRNFSSEFSEGMQSKFRQRILGDYNSNDPEKWIWGAQSEIHFILMLYAPNTNAINAKVEEMQSLLAVHKVTIVQSIISDDLEGDKEHFGFHDGISQPVIRSLKGKKVSSKSNVVADGEFIFGYLNEYDKMPISPILDSPDQFDFGKNGSYMVFRQLKQNVKEFWNYMSTQSGGDINEAIHLASKMMGRYLNGTPLALSPDKPDAKLAEENNFGYYSTDKFGEKCPFGAHVRKANPRDGMNDDPVESTTVTNRHRILRRGRPYGAPCAPSMNPEDILKAAQPAHEVGLVFICFNTNISRQFEFVQQQWMNNKKFYHLYNDPDPIVGIDGKPPVNGVSKAEPPGEFTIQNCPVRKKLTGVPQFTVMKGGAYFFFPAIGAISRLIDSIH; encoded by the coding sequence ATGGAAACATTGGACAAGAAAGACATCCAGGGACTACTGCTTCGCGCTTACAAAGATTTGGGATCTTCCGGCTTCCTTCTGTGTAAAATCTCAGACAACAACTCTTTCAAGGAATTCCTTAGCAAAGTCCATTCGCAAATCACCAACAGCGAAAAGAATCCGACTTCGGGTGCAATGAACATTGCGTTCACCAATAACGGGTTTACTCAGCTCGGTCTGAAAATGAAGAGAAATTTTTCGAGTGAGTTTAGTGAAGGCATGCAGTCCAAATTCCGTCAGCGTATCCTCGGTGACTATAACAGCAACGATCCTGAAAAATGGATCTGGGGTGCTCAATCGGAAATTCATTTCATACTTATGCTTTACGCTCCCAATACCAATGCCATTAATGCGAAAGTAGAAGAGATGCAATCATTGCTGGCTGTTCATAAAGTCACCATTGTTCAATCTATTATTTCAGACGACCTGGAAGGTGACAAGGAGCATTTCGGTTTTCACGATGGCATATCTCAACCGGTCATCCGAAGTCTCAAGGGTAAAAAGGTCTCATCAAAAAGTAACGTAGTTGCCGATGGAGAGTTTATTTTTGGATATTTGAATGAATATGACAAGATGCCGATCTCTCCCATCCTTGATTCTCCTGATCAATTTGATTTTGGTAAAAACGGCAGCTACATGGTCTTTCGCCAACTCAAACAAAATGTGAAAGAGTTTTGGAACTACATGAGCACTCAATCGGGAGGTGACATAAATGAAGCCATCCATCTCGCTTCAAAAATGATGGGGCGATATCTCAATGGAACGCCACTCGCGTTGTCACCCGACAAGCCTGACGCAAAACTTGCTGAAGAAAATAATTTCGGATACTACTCGACTGACAAGTTCGGGGAAAAATGTCCTTTTGGAGCACATGTGCGCAAGGCCAATCCGCGTGATGGCATGAATGATGACCCCGTGGAATCAACCACAGTTACGAATCGCCATCGCATACTCCGGAGAGGTCGGCCTTACGGTGCACCTTGCGCTCCATCGATGAACCCCGAAGACATATTGAAGGCTGCGCAGCCAGCTCATGAAGTCGGACTGGTATTTATTTGTTTCAATACAAATATCAGCAGGCAGTTTGAGTTTGTTCAGCAGCAATGGATGAACAACAAAAAATTTTATCACTTATATAATGACCCTGACCCAATTGTCGGAATTGATGGGAAACCACCTGTGAACGGTGTGAGTAAAGCCGAACCGCCAGGTGAGTTTACCATTCAAAATTGCCCGGTCAGAAAAAAATTGACAGGTGTTCCGCAGTTCACCGTAATGAAGGGAGGAGCTTATTTTTTCTTTCCGGCCATCGGTGCAATAAGTAGATTGATCGATTCGATCCATTGA
- a CDS encoding DNA-binding response regulator produces the protein MNIKVGIVDDHQLFSKSLSLLLANFSGVEVILRAHDGVDLQEKIKTLSSLPDIMLVDVEMPNMNGVETTKWLKSTHPSIKLIALSMNAKEETILQMIHSGCSSYLLKDVDSYELENALKEVYVNNYYNSELNKGSLGQLLLTNQSGTVIQFNDKERDFLQHATSDLTYKQIANLMKVSERTIDGYRESLFTKFRVQSRTGMVLEALRRGLVKI, from the coding sequence ATGAATATCAAGGTAGGTATTGTGGACGACCATCAGTTATTTAGCAAATCGCTAAGTCTTCTGTTAGCTAATTTTTCGGGGGTCGAAGTTATTTTGCGTGCACATGACGGAGTGGACCTGCAGGAGAAAATTAAAACGCTGTCGTCCTTGCCAGACATTATGCTGGTAGATGTTGAGATGCCTAACATGAATGGCGTTGAAACAACAAAATGGCTCAAAAGCACACATCCGTCAATCAAGCTCATTGCCTTGTCGATGAATGCCAAGGAAGAGACTATCCTCCAGATGATTCACTCTGGCTGTAGCAGCTACCTTTTAAAAGATGTCGACTCGTATGAGCTGGAGAATGCGTTGAAAGAAGTGTACGTCAACAATTATTATAACTCTGAATTGAATAAAGGCAGCCTGGGCCAGCTCTTGCTCACCAATCAAAGTGGAACTGTCATTCAATTCAACGACAAGGAAAGGGATTTTCTCCAACATGCTACCAGCGACCTTACCTACAAGCAAATTGCCAACCTGATGAAGGTGAGTGAAAGAACAATAGACGGGTATCGTGAATCTCTATTTACCAAGTTCAGAGTGCAGAGCCGCACTGGAATGGTGCTTGAAGCGCTGCGCAGAGGCCTGGTGAAAATCTGA